A single region of the Candidatus Zixiibacteriota bacterium genome encodes:
- a CDS encoding toxin-antitoxin system HicB family antitoxin, giving the protein MATKDLNYYLDLDYDVNISRLEEDEEVLYKAYSRDLDAFVFYGSGDTKAEALESFEQTKRELFKAYLDEGREIPEPTRENNNLPSGKFLLRIDPRIHYKLIGMARVADKSLNSFIDQILIAHVTGQDILTKCFQTIVFNRQAYHPGEITGIRAEVHIFGNEQYSAEQWREVA; this is encoded by the coding sequence GTGGCAACGAAAGACCTTAATTATTATCTCGACCTTGACTATGATGTCAATATCTCGAGATTGGAAGAGGATGAGGAGGTATTATACAAAGCCTATTCGCGTGACTTGGACGCATTCGTTTTCTATGGCTCAGGCGATACCAAGGCTGAGGCATTGGAGTCTTTTGAGCAGACCAAGAGAGAATTGTTTAAAGCCTATTTGGACGAAGGCCGTGAAATACCTGAACCGACTCGTGAGAATAACAATCTCCCAAGTGGCAAATTCCTTCTGAGAATTGATCCGCGAATTCATTATAAGTTGATTGGTATGGCGAGGGTCGCCGATAAGAGCCTTAATTCTTTCATCGACCAAATATTAATTGCCCATGTAACAGGACAAGATATTTTGACTAAATGCTTTCAAACTATTGTTTTTAATAGGCAAGCCTATCATCCTGGCGAGATCACGGGAATTAGAGCGGAAGTACATATTTTTGGTAATGAGCAATATAGTGCAGAACAATGGCGTGAGGTGGCATAA
- a CDS encoding protein-export chaperone SecB — protein MELKEALEKLTPNDYNQFLKRIEISDSYLKKLQFSVSSHSMTTQASYSLKENLGNVSIVEDKATIEINYEIKASSTDKEIFQLGVQYILNYDIQGELPEEFYVIFKHYTAPLQCFPYLRELVHSMTSRMGLSPLILPLRKVLIEKPKETEKVNA, from the coding sequence ATGGAATTAAAAGAGGCGTTGGAAAAATTAACTCCAAATGATTACAATCAATTTTTGAAACGAATTGAGATAAGTGATTCATATTTGAAAAAACTTCAGTTTTCAGTCTCTTCTCATAGTATGACGACTCAGGCAAGTTACAGCCTTAAAGAAAACTTGGGAAATGTTTCAATTGTTGAAGATAAGGCAACCATTGAAATTAATTACGAAATAAAAGCCTCATCGACGGATAAAGAAATATTTCAGTTAGGTGTACAATATATTTTGAATTATGATATTCAGGGTGAGCTTCCCGAGGAATTCTATGTAATTTTTAAGCATTATACCGCACCATTGCAGTGCTTTCCTTATTTACGGGAATTGGTTCATTCAATGACATCCAGAATGGGATTATCTCCCCTGATCCTACCCCTAAGAAAAGTTTTAATAGAAAAACCAAAAGAAACAGAAAAGGTAAACGCATAA